TCATTGTCGATACATTGTTTGCCTCGGTCGGTTCCGCCAATATGGATGTCCGCAGCTTTTACAATAATTTCGAAATTAATGCCCTGTTGTTTGACAAGGTAACGATCGAACGGCTGCACAAAGATTTCATAAACGACTTAAAAGACAGCATTCAAATTATACCTTCTCAATTTGAGAAACGCCCGCGTTTCCAGAAAGTCAAAGAGGCGATGGCCCATATGATAGATCCTCTCTTTTAGCAGAGTGTAAGGATTAAGGAAGACGTCTGAGGACAGGATCCAAATTTTGCAGGGGGACTTGCTCGATCAAGTCTCCTTTTTGTTGCAGGCGTTCTCCAATATTAAGCAGGGTAAATTCACTCGGATGGACCCGTTTGCTTACTTCTTCCCAAAGCAGGGGAGTGGACACGCTGGCAGCCGGCTTCGCTCTTGGAGTATATGGGGCTGAGATAGTTTTACCGTACCAGTGCTGAAGATAATCAATATATATAAGGTCGCCGCGGTTTTTCTTCAGCCGTTCCACTGTAAAGAGTTTGGGGGATTTCTGTACGGCGAAAGAGGCAATAAACCCTCCTAGTTTGCGAAGCTGCTCGAATGTATAACCCTGCCGGATAGGAACGTAGATTTGCACACCGGTGGCTCCGGAAGTTTTGGGAATGGACCGGATTTGAAGAGAATCGAGAATATCCCCAATAATTTCAGCCGCCTCCATGATACGCGGTTCTTCTTCCAATGAGGGATCAATATCAATGACCCACTCGGCCGGCAGTATGCTTCCTATATAATGAAAAGAAGGATGAAACTCCAGGCAGGCCAAATTAGCCAGCCAGATCAGGAGGAAGTGAATCCAGAACTACATAACGTATCCCTTCCAGGTTAGCGGTACGGACAAATGCAGGGGCCGGTTCAGGACAATTTTTCTGGTAAAATGATTTATCGTGAATCCCATGAGGGTAGCGGATTGTGGTTAAATAACGGTTTCTGCAATATTTAAGCAGGTAAGGGGACAGGGTAATCAGTTTTTCCAGATACATCAGCTTGGTAACCCCTGCTTCCGGCCACAAAGGCTTATCGGGATTCGTGATGGTTAGCTCGTGTCCCTCTATCTCGATTTTCCCTTTTACCGATTTCCATGTTTTTTGGGGAACCGTCGTCACCGGATATCCCTTCCTTCCTGATCAAGTTGATGATTTCTGCCCGCCTGCGGGCTCTGAAAACGGAAATTCCAGCATTTTCGGATGACGCAGAAGCCCTGCAGAGGTAATTTCCAGGCCGGTAACAGCCAATTGGAAAGGTTTTGATAGCCAAAGTACCGTTTCCTTTTTCAAATCTGCCGGCTTCGTATTAAAAGGGGAAGAGCTTGCTGTATACTGCTTGCCATATTCCAGCAAAATTTGCCTCTGTCTCGTATTAAGCCCCAAGGAAACCCTTCCCAGATACTGGCTTTCATATATCATTACCATACTGGCAGCCTGTCCGCCCCGAATAGTTATTCCTACAATTGTTACTTCAAGTACCAATGCGGTTTTTTTCTTGAACCAATCCTGGTGATTCTTCCCCTCTTTATAGGAGGAGGATAACTTTTTGCTGACTACCCCCTCCCATTCGTTTTCTTTCACCCATTCCCAAAGCTGGTTTCCATCAGGAAATAAATCCGTTACAAAAAGCTGGGGATGTTTCTCCGGAAATAGGGCAGTAAGACGCTCATGCCTTTCCTGATAAGGAAGAGGACGGAGATCCTCGTCCCCTTCCTGAAGCAGGTCAAACAAAACAAAAAGCGGGGGTTCAGTTTGCAAAGGGCGGCGGCTTCGTTCCCGTTGAAGAATGCGTTGAAATACAGGACGCTGCTTAACCGGGTCAAACACAACAGCTTCTCCGTCAAGTAAATAGGTTCCTTTGGATACAGAGAAGGAGGAACCTGAAGCCTTATAATGTTGAAGCTGATGGACAATTTCCGGGTATATGGATGTTTTGTTCAGAAGCTTCCGCGAGTATAATTCAACCTTCCCTTTTTCCACAGCGGCAAGTAAACGAACACCATCCCATTTCAGCTGGTAGCCCCATTCTTTACCATGCGGCAAAGTATCCCGTGAAATGGGAATCATCGGCTCGGCGGGAAGAAGCATGCTAGGATACCGTCTCTTTCGCCTTTTTGCACCCTCGGGTCGTTTTTGCCTTAGGTTTACCACCAGCCGGCTCGGCTGGTTTTACCGCTTCAAGACTGGCTTGAAGGGCAGACATCAAGTCGATAACATTCGTTTTCGGCTGTTCCGGTGCGGCCTGGATTTCTTGACCGGATACCTTCTGTTGAATGGCGTCCATAAGCGCATGACGATAATCATCATTATATTTTTCAGGGTCAAAGGGAGTGGAAAGCTGTTCAATCAGCATTTTCGCCATCTCCAGTTCCTTATCGTTAACGGACACGGCTTCCGGTAAATTAGGCACCTGTTGAATTGGCCGAATTTCATCCGGGTAAAAAATAGTTTCCATAGCGATGCAATTTTCAATTACCCGAATGGCAGCAAGGCTGCTTTTAGAACGAATGGAAACTTTGGCAATGCCGATCTTCCCTGATTGACGCATGGATTCCAGCAGCAGATTGTAGGCTCCGGCGCCGGTATCCCCCGGGGATAGATAGTAAGTCTTTTGAAAATAAATCGGGTCGATATCCGTCAGATTGACGAAATCAAGTATTTTGATCTCTTTATTGACTTCTCCGGCTATTTTCTCCAACTCATCTTTTTCAAAGAGGACAAAGCGACCCGGTTCATATTCATATCCTTTCACAATCTCGGCCCACTCCACTTCTGTCTCACAAGTCGAACATTTTCGGACATAGGAAAGCGGAGTATTACATCTTCGGTGGAGATATCTC
This Paenibacillus larvae subsp. larvae DNA region includes the following protein-coding sequences:
- a CDS encoding ATP-dependent DNA ligase — translated: MLLPAEPMIPISRDTLPHGKEWGYQLKWDGVRLLAAVEKGKVELYSRKLLNKTSIYPEIVHQLQHYKASGSSFSVSKGTYLLDGEAVVFDPVKQRPVFQRILQRERSRRPLQTEPPLFVLFDLLQEGDEDLRPLPYQERHERLTALFPEKHPQLFVTDLFPDGNQLWEWVKENEWEGVVSKKLSSSYKEGKNHQDWFKKKTALVLEVTIVGITIRGGQAASMVMIYESQYLGRVSLGLNTRQRQILLEYGKQYTASSSPFNTKPADLKKETVLWLSKPFQLAVTGLEITSAGLLRHPKMLEFPFSEPAGGQKSST
- a CDS encoding Ku protein; amino-acid sequence: MHTLWKGAISFGLVHVPVKMFSATEAKDISMRYLHRRCNTPLSYVRKCSTCETEVEWAEIVKGYEYEPGRFVLFEKDELEKIAGEVNKEIKILDFVNLTDIDPIYFQKTYYLSPGDTGAGAYNLLLESMRQSGKIGIAKVSIRSKSSLAAIRVIENCIAMETIFYPDEIRPIQQVPNLPEAVSVNDKELEMAKMLIEQLSTPFDPEKYNDDYRHALMDAIQQKVSGQEIQAAPEQPKTNVIDLMSALQASLEAVKPAEPAGGKPKAKTTRGCKKAKETVS